The sequence below is a genomic window from Monodelphis domestica isolate mMonDom1 chromosome 2, mMonDom1.pri, whole genome shotgun sequence.
CTTTAACTTGTCCTCCTCTGAATAGGTAACAGCTATTTCAGTTCCTCCTAAATTTTTCTGTTTGGGGACTTATCTGTTTCCTTCCCTTTGATGTAGGCCAATGGAAATAAGCAATCATTGGCAAAAATGAGTAAAGAATAGGATCCCAATTTTTAAAGGTTCTGCCCATTTCTCAGCCATAGTTTCCAGAGATGAATTTGCCATGTTGATTTCATACCTTTTCATGCCAGTCTTGCTATGGTTATACATTAgatatgacaaatatatatatatatatatatatatacatatatatatttaaagctgtCAGAGAGATAAGCAGTAACTTAAGCAGTTCACAAATGGTAGGATACCATCTTTGCTGCTCATAGTGTGAAGTAAATGATATAAGCATCTTTACCACAGAGATTATCACTCTCTAATGGAAGATGGCCTCTCTTTACCAATCTAGAGATAATTGCCTTCTGAAGGGAGTTCTGAGTTCAGGAAGACTCTTTTTTATTCCTGGGCAGAATCTAGAACTGAAGACAAAGGGAGTTAGTATTTTTATTAGATGTTTCCTTCACATGATTAAAATATGGGGAGATCCAGGATCCAAAGAAAGCAGCGTAGATCCAAGTACCTCAGTGAAGTCACATATCACTGTGACTTTGCTATCTTCTTGGGTCAGTGTGTTTTGGGATTGTTAGGGAGAGAGGTTGCAGatgcttattacctatgtgatctCAAGTAAACCACTTGGAATCCCTTGGTCTCTGTTCTCACATTGATAAAATGAAGAGcgttagagggcagctgggtggctcagtggattgagagccagacctagagtcctgggttcaaatctgacctcagacacttcccagctgtgtgaccctgggcaattcacttgactcccattgcctagcccttaccactcttctgccttggaaccaatacacagtattgattccaagacagaaggtaagggtttaaaaaaaaatgaagagcgTTTGACTAGATGACTCCTGTTTGAAAAACCTTtgagctctagatctatgatcccataaTCTAATGATCCTGTCATACAATGTCCTGACACACCCAATCTCCTTTCTTTTGACTTggggcctttcttttttttcttcttcatctccccccttccctttagTTCAAGGATAGTTTTCTTAGTGACTCTTGTTTAATAATGCACCACAGAATAGAGAGCTTAGAAATAAGCTCCTCCTTATCCTCCTTATTACCATATTAataagtattcatttagagttttaagattcacaaagtgctttatttgtattatctcatttgatccttaaaaatAGCCCTGAAAGGTAGGTAGTATTATTATCACCAACTTTTcagtgatgaaactgaggcatagagaataTGCCCAGAGTCATATTGCTAGTAAATGTGTaagacaggattcaaatttgGGTCTTGCAGACTCCAAGACCAACACTCTGTAGTATACTCTACCACCTAGTCTCCTTGCAAAGTTTCATTTAATCTTCTCTTAATGACTTCTTTAATTTGATGAAAAATCTTCATTGACAGAAATTCCCCCAATCTATCTCAATTAGTATCCCACTTCATACTGGCCATCAATAGAAAGCACTTATAGCTATCTTAAATGCTTTCTGCCACAATAAAAGTTAATATTCTCTTGgcctatttttagaagaaattcttcacaaaatttcttttttagagACTTGAAGAATGCCATTTATCTCTTCTTTAGGCCTTCATTCTCCAAGTAAAATAATTTCATCAGTTGTCCTCTCCTCCTCAGTCTTTCAACCTTGCCTAATGCTGCTTCTGACAAAGGACCCATTGTTAACATTCATTCATAGAGGCAATATGCCAATATCCTCAGCAAAATTTCAAATTGACTTTTTTTGGCCATTTTTTAATTCTTGAAAACAGTTCTCATTTTTGGAATTCTCTAAAGTTTACAATGAACCATCTTAGCTGCAGTCTTTTGTAGTTTGTAGGGCAAATAATATTACTTgtattataaatgagaaaatagatgtGCAAAGAACTTACTTAAATGGCTTACCCATGATTAGGTAATAAATGTCAGTTAGGATCTAAAACCAGGTCTCTTGACTACACATCCAATACTCTCCTCTTTATCCTACTGTCATCTTTTCTTGCTTTTCATAAGCAAGGTGCTTTTGATTAGGGAAGAGTCCTTATGGACTCTGCCTCAATGCCCTCTCTTTTAAAGTCAGAGCTCTGCTCCAGTGGGCCACCTTGCATACTTttttaatctcatttcctttctaaGGTGGAGGGGAACAATGGATATTAAAAGCAATGCCCCTGAGGTCACCCTTCTTATAGAGCTCTCTACTAGTGTTATGAGTGCATAAATCCTTCAGGGACCTCACCATTTAATGAGATGAGAGAACTATGATTGTATACACTAAGACATCATTCAGAGAAATCTGCAACTACAGAGAGAACCCACTGCTGCCTATCTCAGAAAGATAtcagaggatcacagatttaaaactAAAAGAGTTCTAGAGGTTTTCTAACCCAGCATCctaattttgcagataaggacACTAAGGATCAGACagccaagtgatttgcccagcatcacacaggtagtaaatgtcaaGTAGAGGATTTGAATATGGATCCTTTTGATACCAGCCCAGGTACTCTTTTCACTTTGCTGAACTACTAGCTACTGCTTAAAACTCAAAGGACTTGGCGGTGCCCTAAACCCACCTAGAGGAGCCTGTTCTATAATCGATAAACCCCGATATACCCAACCCCATCTTGCCAATACAGCCTATATACCGCCACTGTATAAATACTTGGTAGCTACTGAAAATATTTGGAGTGATGAGTAGGATTAGTCTAAAGAAATAGAGGATTCAGCGCACTTTTAAAGAGGGTTGGGCCATGACTTGGTGCAATATGGTGGTCTGAGGGCAGGGAATTATGTAGATGGCATTATTGCTCCAAAGAAGCAATGAACGGAAGTTGAGTAGAGAACAGTGAGTAACTTTGGGTGGCTCAAGTAGAGTCTTGATTGTAATAAGAGATGAGAGAAGCTTATTAAGCATGTATATGACTTGAGCAAGTAATCCTACCCTTCtgaacctctgttttctcatttgaaaatgaaggtattgaaTTAAATAATATCTAGCATCATTTCCAGCTCTAGGATatcttctgaattaaaaaaaaataaagacaatgggAAAAACAAAAGCTATAGACTTATAAAGGGCTTTTATCATGGAGAAAGACCCAGTTGAAGGTTGCATCTATGGATATATGAGGAAGGGGTGAAACCAAGAAGAATTTGACAGACTTTACTATTcactcttttgttcttccattttcCAAAGCAAAACTACCTTAAGAGCATTACCCTTTCTTCACAGGATACATTTCCCAATGTACCTCCCTTTTCCTAGGACTACAATTCCCAATAACGTTTACTTATGATTCTAATCACTATATTTATTCCCcagcacaatttttaaaaaaatcaatatgaaatTCAATATAACTATTTCTCCTGGTTGTGCTGCCATTTTTTCTACATGTGTATTCTCTTTCCCCAGTCAAACAAGGAGCATTTGAGGATTGTTTATGTTTCTACCAGCACAAagttctctttttatattctatgaCCAACTGACTAAATCTGTATCTCTATTTTTTCAGACCCAATGAAGAGAGAAAACTACTCAGAGGTGAATGAGTTTATTTTTCAAGGGTTCTCCAGTTTTCAGGAGCACCAaattgttctttttgtggtgttcCTTGCTCTGTACATCTTAACCCTTGCAGGTAATACGATTATTGTGACCATCATCAGCATGGACCGTCACCTCCATACTCCTATGTACTTCTTCCTAAGTATGCTGTCCATTTCTGAGACATTATATACATTGGTAATTGTGCCGCGGATGCTGGCTAGCCTCACTGGTCTGAATCAACCCATCTCCAAAGCAGGCTGTGCTACTCAGATGTTTTTCTTTATCACCTTAGCCATCAACAACTGCTTTCTGCTCACGGCAATGGGATATGACCGTTATGTAGCCATCTGTAACCCACTGCGGTACACAGTAATCATGGACAAAAAGATGTGTGCCAAACTCCTATGTGGCGCGTGTAGCATTGGTCTTACCGTGGCAACAGTTCAGATTGCATCTGTGTTCAGGCTGTCTTTTTGTGAAACGAAGGTGCCTCATTACTTCTGTGACATCCTCCAAGTGATGAAACTGTCCTGTGCTGACACCACTATCCATGACATCATCAACTTGATCATTAGTTCACTGGTGATTGTGGTGCCCATGGGTTTGGTCTTCATCTCCTACGTCCTCATTATTGCCACAATATTAAAGATTGCTTCTGCAGAGGGGCGGCAGAAGGCCTTTGCTACGTGTGCCTCTCACATCACTGTCGTAATTATTCATTATGGATGTGCTTCTATTGCTTACCTCAAGCCCAAGTCAGAAAACACCAGGGATCAGGATCAACTGATTTCAGTGACTTACACTGTTTTCACTCCACTGCTGAACCCTGTTGTGTATACTCTGAGGAACAAGGAAGTCAAAGATGCCCTGTGCCGGGCTGTGGGAAGGAAACCCCTATCCTGAGATCTCTGTGAGTTTGGCACGATGTCAGAAGATAGTCTACTTGCCGCACACTAGAGAACATCTTTTCAGGCTGGCCCACGACATTTACAGCATGATCTTTATTAAGGAATGTCAATATTGTGGCAAGGCAAATAATGGCTACTACTTGGAGATAATGATGCTTAATGGATGTAGAAGAAAGTGGAGAGGACTTGAAGTCAAAAGG
It includes:
- the LOC100030106 gene encoding olfactory receptor 10J1-like; amino-acid sequence: MPRPNYTVVNEFTFEGFSSFRWQNRLILFVVFLGLYLMTLTGNGIIVTIIRLDRHLHIPMYFFLSVLSISETCYTLAIIPRMLADLLSPQQPIAIPECATQLFFYLTFGINNCFVLTAMGYDRYVAICNPLRYSIIMRKSVCAQLACGSWGIGLGMAIIQVTSVFGLPFYPMKRENYSEVNEFIFQGFSSFQEHQIVLFVVFLALYILTLAGNTIIVTIISMDRHLHTPMYFFLSMLSISETLYTLVIVPRMLASLTGLNQPISKAGCATQMFFFITLAINNCFLLTAMGYDRYVAICNPLRYTVIMDKKMCAKLLCGACSIGLTVATVQIASVFRLSFCETKVPHYFCDILQVMKLSCADTTIHDIINLIISSLVIVVPMGLVFISYVLIIATILKIASAEGRQKAFATCASHITVVIIHYGCASIAYLKPKSENTRDQDQLISVTYTVFTPLLNPVVYTLRNKEVKDALCRAVGRKPLS